CCTCTTCCATTCAGTCCTTTTTGGATCACCCTGATCGCAGTGCGACTTTTGCCATTGGACTCACTGTGAACTCGAAATCTCTCCTATCCATTTTCGAAGGATTAGTGGATTTTATGTTCACTAAGAGAGAAGTTATTTCGAGTTTGCGAAACGGTTGGTTAAAAACTACCAGTGAATCCAGAAAGAGACTGCAAAACGCGCTAGAATTTGTGATACAGGTAAGCTTGTAAATTATTCGCCATTATTCCTAATCGGTTCTAACTTattgtttcattattattgaCTGTTTTAGGGCGTCGCATTAGACTCTTCTGGTCTTTTTATGGAATGGATACCTCTTTCAAAAAATGCTTTCAATAGCATTCTTGTCGTGTACTGCGAACTATCTGTGGTATTTTGCACTGAAGCTActtatttggattttttgtcGCCCGCTACTGCTTTAACCGGCTTCACTTCAGCTCACAAGAAAGTGCACGAGTCCATCATCGTTCTAGCCGAAGAAATTCGTCTTAAAATTGAACAGCTACCAGAGCATACATCGCCCAATCCCAGCCTTACTAATAATGGATGTTCCGTTACGAATGCATGCTACAATAGCGTCCATCACGTTATTGGCCTCCTTGAGGAACTGAGGCCCACTACTGAGGACGCCCAGGATTCTTTCGCTTCCGGAGATATGCAGCTTCGTgatttacatttgaaatttcatcAACGCGTAGATCTTTTACTACGTCTGGGAAAAACCATCGAGCATTTGTttggacatttaaaaaatcaagtgcTAACTCAAGTAAAAGTGTGTGCGGCCGCATTGAATTCGATGGCCATCGAGTACTCGAATTTAATGGGTGTCACTTCCGAGTCCCCATTCTTGTGTGAGCTGTCATACTATACCTTAACTGTTCATAGATGTGTGGgtaacagaaaaagaaagacgtTGTTACAAAAAGGCCGGGATTTACATTACAGCCCAGTTCCACCACAAATGCTCGTCACTCCACCACCCAAAACTAATTCTGAAACAAGGAACGTTTAGATAACTAAAAGTCATTAGTGTAAATGTTGTGTTTTTCTGAAATAATCCTAAACACTGTAATCTGAGTTCACGGTAAAATTCGTTCCTTTATTATACATCAGTTCCTTTATTTAATATATAGAATTTATTGCACGTCTAATTCGAAACTTGCCTTTGTATTCAAATTTACCCCGCTAAAAACATTCTTTCCCAATTTCATTTCTACTATTTGCattgtgcatttttttttgtctattgctcagttttcttaattaaaattatatttaatctCAATTTCATATGAAttattgagtttttttttaacatttacatttacatttggcaaagcaattttaaaattgttgtcATGGGAACAAAAATACGGTCACGTGACGTGCGTTTACTGTTGTCTGCTATCCTCTGCTATGTTTACACctattcatttctcttcttgATATTTGAGGAATCTGAAGATAAACAAATCATATTAACAGCTAATATGTGACAAACTTGTAACCCTTTGTAAGTTTTCCTTAAAATTTGCTTACTGGTGCTTTAAATTTAAGGATAATTGatcattcaatttgaattaaaataggaaatgGAGATGAAACATATTGCAGAAAAAGACATTAGTCCAGTGGCTTCTTCTGATCATCTGGGAAGAAGATCATTGCCAAAAGAAAGTGGGAGAGAGAGCACACTAGGAAACTTGAAAATCATAAGACAGAAtgtcaggaagaaaaaagaagaaaaacctaaGAAACAGCTTGATGGAAAAGCCAAAGGTTTGTGGGATGctgccaaaacaaaaactaaccaaaaggaaaataagaaatcaatgATTGAAGTGTCCCAGCCAGCAAATCAAAAGTTTGAAGGATTCTTCGAAAACTGTGTACCAGTCACAGATGTCAGGAGTGATGCAGATTGGAGAATTAAATATGAATCATTAAACGACAgttcatttaaaagaaaattcctggAAATTCTGCAAGGGAATGAAGTTTCTACTGcgagtgaaaacaaaaataagattaaTAGTGTCCTTGCCAGTATCCCTAATCTGGATAAAAAGCTGTTGGAAGAATTCTTGTTAAAAGActcaaatgaagaatttcaacAGATGTTGGCAACAAGAGTAACACTACCTGCTTGGAGCCGAAAAGAAGATGTTCTGAACACTGTGAGAGACAATCAAGTTGTAGTTATCTGTGGTGAAACTGGGTGTGGAAAGACCACTCAGATTGGACAATTTCTGCTAGACGAGGCCATTGAATCAGGAAGTGGATCAACTTTTCACGCTATATGTACTCAGCCGAGGCGATTGGCAGCAATATCTGTTGCTCGTCGAGTTGCTGAAGAACGCAATGAAACCTGTGGCGATTCAACAAGCTCCGTTGGATACCAGATACGTCTGGAACGCCTTTACCCTCGAGAAAGAGGATCCATTCTATTCTGCACGACCGGAATTTTAGTCCAGCTTCTGATATCCGATCCATTGTTAGAAAACTACTCCCACATCTTACTAGATGAAGTCCATGAAAGAGACTTATTGACCGACTTCATTCTGACCATCGTACGCGATCTACTTCCCAAGCGCCCCAAACTACGTGTGATTCTTATGAGTGCCACCATTAATTCGGACCTTTTGTCAACGTACTTTAATAATTGTCCAGTGCTCAATATTTCCGGAAGGAATTTCCCAGTGCAAGTTTTTTACTTGGAAGATATTCTCAGCGAATTAGACTATCGATTTCGTTCTACTCGCAGCAAAAGCGGATCGGATgctcaatcaaatcaattggaCCTTGAATACAACCAACTTATGATCCCATTGATAGAAGAAATGGAGGCCAAACACAGCTACCCGCTCCACGTGTTTAAATCATTACGGAAGCGCGAATCTGAAGAGGCTCCTGAAATATTGATCATGGCACTGCTCAAACATATTTGTGCGCGGGAAGCTGACGGAGCGATCCTGATCTTTTTCCCTGGTAATTTCAGTTAAAtgtctaataaaaatatttatctgaattaattaaattgaaatcgaAATATAGGCTGGGAGCAGATAAAAAGTTTGAACAAACTGTTGCTTAACGACCGACAATTCTCCAGCAGAAAGTTCTTGATCTTTACCCTGCACTCCATGTTGCCTACCTTTAACCAGCGCCTGGTCTTCGATAAACCACCCCGTGGAGttagaaaattaattctatCCACCAATATTGCCGAAACAAGCCTTACAATCGACGATGTCGTGAGTAGattactttattattttcttgtaaaaatatGATCGTTTTGCATTCATCGTTATTTGTTTGCATTCAGGTGTATGTTATCGATTGCGGAAAAGCTAAACTACCAAATTTTGATCCGCAAACGAAATTGAATACGCTCAATTCCGAATGGATTACTTTGGCTAACGGTTCCCAACGCAAAGGGCGCGCTGGTCGAACTAAACCGGGAATTTGCTATAAACTATACAGCCGTGGACGTGAGTCGACTTTCCCTCCTCATCCTATACCAGAAATCAAGAGGACGCGGTTAGAAGAGCTCATACTACGAGTAAAAATCCTCAAACTTGGTCGGGTGGAAGATTTCCTTCGCAAAGTACCCGAACCGCCTGACGACTGCACTGTTAAAATCAGTCTTGAACTTCTTCACGAACTTGGGGCCCTAGATGACGCCGAGTGTCTTACTCCATTAGGTTTTCATCTTGCTCAGCTGCCCACCGATCCCCGCACCGGCAAACTAATATTACTTGGAGCCATTTTCGGATGCCTTGAGCCCATACTGTCGATCGCCGCTGCGTTGAATTTTAAAGATCCGTTTGTGGTGCCTTTgcatcaagaagaaaattaccgaaagagaaagaaggttCTAGGCGACAAATTATTCTCCGATCACCTGTTAATTGCTAAAGTGATGCGTCAATTTCGAGCAGCTCAGAACGAAGGTTATGCCGCTGCCAAGGCGTACTGCATCGAGAACTTTCTAAGCACTAGCACCATGTCAATGCTTTCAAACATGATGGATCAGTTTTGTCGTGATTTACACGAACGCCAGTTTGTGACCAGTGTCTCCCTTAGTGATCCTGCTGCTAACGTAAACTCTAAAAACGATTGTCTTGTTCTTGCTGTACTTTGCGCCGGCCTTTTCCCCAATGTGGCAAACGTAGCAGTCCATAGTCGTAACTTGCCCAAACGCAATTCTTCAAAAAGTCCTACTTCCGCTTTTAAAGTGATGACAACAGAGGATGGCCCGGTCCTTATTCATCCCCGATCGATCAATTACAACACCGATTTCGCTAAATCGACTTGGTTGTGCTATTACGACAAAGTTAAAAGTACCTCCGTTTATCTTCATGATTGTTCTGTAGTTCCCCCGTTAGCCGTTCTGTTCTTTGGAGGTGAGCAACttttaggaaagaaaaatggcaaaattaaCAGCAATGGTTTCCGATTCAAGTGGGATAGTTTGGCGTTGGAAAAAACTCAGTCTCTTCGGTTGTGTTGGGAAAACTATCTCTGCCATCGTGTTTCGCATCCCGGAGCTACGGACTGGTCACCTGATTCCATGGACTCTGCACTTTTGCGAGCAATTATTCAGTTCACCACTGCTACATCAGTGTCGTTAGATGAAGAGACTGGTTTGTTAATGTTGACCAAAGAGGAAGCAGGTTACAGTCGCGTGTGGTAGAACTGTGTTTCTTGTTTCAGCTTAATAACCGTTCTGtttgaaattaacaattaaacaGATTATGTGTGAATAAGCGTCgccattattttgaaattgagtACATGCAAGCCTATTGCTTCATGCCTTCATTTTTCACACCCGTTGATTTAAAGCTCAGAATGATTTCTCAAcgggaattattttaaaaggaaTCAAACTCATCATTCAAAGAAGCCGGTTAAATAGGAGTAGTCGATGCAAGTGGcagtaaaaaggaaaactcaatttaatgatttttaaataatcgtTTAATCAATCAAAGAAATGAGATGACGTAATTGAGGTATTAATTGAGAAACGATCAGCGCAGGACGATGCTGTCAAATATCGATCAATTTCACTGGAAGAGATTGCTGCCCAATGTGTGGGATTAGCGAGTTCAAGGCTGACTTTTTGGGTAATCCCCAATTGCCCAAACTGGTTGGTAATTACGTTAATTAGCGATTATCAACAACTATATAGATGTCTCCCTTTTCAatcgttgaattttttttgacaACCAACCCTAGAGTTCAGGACTTTAGTTCAGTGTCTTTTGTTCAATCTTATCTTCTGGTCGTGTTAGATTTTTCTCTGGATGCTGCATGCAGAAAATTTCTCTTGCACAGTTATTTGCTTTAACAGTGAGTCTTTAATCtctatttttggtttgttgaaaatttgatttttaaattttagttgtAAAATGTTCCGCATGGAGTCTAAGGAAATAACGTCATCAAGTGTTTAGTAACACCCCTTTAGTTCTTGATAGACAACAACATACAACAAATGTGTCAGAGTCGTCAAAGTAGTCGGATGTTAGATATGAATCTTACCTTATTTGAACAGATTTAGGAAGACATGTCTTTGATAGCCCCAgtcgcaacagcagcagctactacAGCTGGTTTGTGGTTTCTACCGTTGTTGGTAGCAACTATATCTTTCTACCAATATGACAAAAAAGATCCGGAAGGACGACCTTATGATGTTAAGGTATGTAGAAGAAACATGTGTTTTATCGGAAATGAGTagattttttcagttttttctgcagtatatttaattttctcctAAAATGTTACTTGCTTCATTTGTCCTATGTCTTACAGGTCATTCACAAATTCTACGATTTCATAGTAATTGGATCAGGCTCAGCTGGAGCTGTTGTTGCTAATCGACTGAGTGAGCAACCTAATTGGAACATCTTACTCTTGGAAGCTGGTGGTGACGAACCAACAATATCAGATGTGCCGGTCTTGGCTGCCTATTTGCAGCTATCTGATATAGACTGGCAGTATAAGACAGAACCTCAACCAACTGCCTGTCTTGGTTTCAACGACAAAAAGTAGATACCTTTGTCTTTTACATAAATTTTCAGTTTGTCAGGTATATCCTAACCTGTCAAACAATAGGTTTGTTTAAGTAGATGCTATAATTCAAGTGTTGTGTGTCATAAGATGTTCCTGGCCTCGTGGAAAAGTCCTAGGAGGAACATCGGTTCTCAACTACATGCTCTACGTACGTGGTAACCGGCGGGATTACGACAGTTGGAAGCAAATGGGAAATTACGGATGGGGATACGATGACGTCCTGCCTTATTTCATTAAATCTGAAGATAATCGAAATCCTTATCTAGCCGAATCGCCCTACCACGGAGTTGGCGGTTATCTTACTGTACAGGAACCACCTTATAAAACTCCATTAGCAACTGCTTTCATAGAAGGCGGTATAGAATTGGGTAcgcaacatttatttttgaactATTCAAAGTGATAAGTTTAATTTCCCTTATTAAACTGAGGGCCACGGGAATACTTgttcaataacatttttctttgtcagGTTACGAAAATCGTGATGGTAACGGAGCTTACCAAACGGGTTTTATGTTAGCCCAAGCAACAATCCGGCGCGGATCGAGGTGCTCTACTGCCAAAGCGTTTTTGCGTCCCGCGCGAATGCGAGAAAACCTTCACATCGCAATGCATTCACACGTCATGCAAATTCTGATTGATCCTGGAACTCGTCAAGCCTACGCTGTCAAATTCGAACGCAAAGGGAAAATCTACATCATCCAGgctacaaaagaaattgttttatctGCTGGTTCCGTAAACACCCCGCAAATTCTCATGTTAAGTGGAATTGGCCCTGCTGAACATTTGAAAGAGTTAAATATTCCCGTCATCGCGAACTTGCGTGTCGGAGACAATCTGCAAGATCACAT
This region of Daphnia pulex isolate KAP4 chromosome 9, ASM2113471v1 genomic DNA includes:
- the LOC124202254 gene encoding ATP-dependent DNA/RNA helicase DHX36-like codes for the protein MEMKHIAEKDISPVASSDHLGRRSLPKESGRESTLGNLKIIRQNVRKKKEEKPKKQLDGKAKGLWDAAKTKTNQKENKKSMIEVSQPANQKFEGFFENCVPVTDVRSDADWRIKYESLNDSSFKRKFLEILQGNEVSTASENKNKINSVLASIPNLDKKLLEEFLLKDSNEEFQQMLATRVTLPAWSRKEDVLNTVRDNQVVVICGETGCGKTTQIGQFLLDEAIESGSGSTFHAICTQPRRLAAISVARRVAEERNETCGDSTSSVGYQIRLERLYPRERGSILFCTTGILVQLLISDPLLENYSHILLDEVHERDLLTDFILTIVRDLLPKRPKLRVILMSATINSDLLSTYFNNCPVLNISGRNFPVQVFYLEDILSELDYRFRSTRSKSGSDAQSNQLDLEYNQLMIPLIEEMEAKHSYPLHVFKSLRKRESEEAPEILIMALLKHICAREADGAILIFFPGWEQIKSLNKLLLNDRQFSSRKFLIFTLHSMLPTFNQRLVFDKPPRGVRKLILSTNIAETSLTIDDVVYVIDCGKAKLPNFDPQTKLNTLNSEWITLANGSQRKGRAGRTKPGICYKLYSRGRESTFPPHPIPEIKRTRLEELILRVKILKLGRVEDFLRKVPEPPDDCTVKISLELLHELGALDDAECLTPLGFHLAQLPTDPRTGKLILLGAIFGCLEPILSIAAALNFKDPFVVPLHQEENYRKRKKVLGDKLFSDHLLIAKVMRQFRAAQNEGYAAAKAYCIENFLSTSTMSMLSNMMDQFCRDLHERQFVTSVSLSDPAANVNSKNDCLVLAVLCAGLFPNVANVAVHSRNLPKRNSSKSPTSAFKVMTTEDGPVLIHPRSINYNTDFAKSTWLCYYDKVKSTSVYLHDCSVVPPLAVLFFGGEQLLGKKNGKINSNGFRFKWDSLALEKTQSLRLCWENYLCHRVSHPGATDWSPDSMDSALLRAIIQFTTATSVSLDEETGLLMLTKEEAGYSRVW
- the LOC124202255 gene encoding glucose dehydrogenase [FAD, quinone]-like, encoding MSLIAPVATAAATTAGLWFLPLLVATISFYQYDKKDPEGRPYDVKVIHKFYDFIVIGSGSAGAVVANRLSEQPNWNILLLEAGGDEPTISDVPVLAAYLQLSDIDWQYKTEPQPTACLGFNDKKCSWPRGKVLGGTSVLNYMLYVRGNRRDYDSWKQMGNYGWGYDDVLPYFIKSEDNRNPYLAESPYHGVGGYLTVQEPPYKTPLATAFIEGGIELGYENRDGNGAYQTGFMLAQATIRRGSRCSTAKAFLRPARMRENLHIAMHSHVMQILIDPGTRQAYAVKFERKGKIYIIQATKEIVLSAGSVNTPQILMLSGIGPAEHLKELNIPVIANLRVGDNLQDHIAAAGMVFTLEQPVSMVQSRFENLPSILRYALFDSGPLTVPGGVEGLAWVNTKYANHSDDWPDIEFHFVSGTPAADGGVQIRRVHGVTDFVWDRYYAPIAYHDTWYVIPMLLRPKSVGYIRLASADPYDKPLIFPNYLVDDQDVRVLIEGVKIGLALGETAAFKKFGSKFWTQPFPGCEHLPLWEDEYWACFIRHYSATIYHPTGTAKMGPIGDPTAVVDPELRVYGVHNLRVVDCSIMPNVPSGNTNAPAIMVGEKGADLIKSFWLNIASQNI